From the genome of Acomys russatus chromosome 27, mAcoRus1.1, whole genome shotgun sequence, one region includes:
- the LOC127209758 gene encoding dynein light chain roadblock-type 1-like gives MAEVEETLKRLQSQKGVQGITVVNTEGIPIKSTMDNPTATQYTNLTHNFILKARSTVCEIDPQNDLTFLRFHSKKNKIMMAPPSNKFYFLIVIQNPTE, from the exons ATGGCAGAGGTAGAGGAAACACTCAAGAGACTGCAGAGCCAGAAAGGTGTGCAGGGGATCACTGTGGTGAACACAGAAGGCATCCCCATCAAGAGCACTATGGACAACCCCACTGCTACACAGTACACCAACCTCACGCACAACTTCATCTTAAAGGCACGGAGCACTGTGTGTGAAATCGACCCCCAGAATGACTTAACCTTCCTTCGATTTCattccaagaaaaacaaaattatgatgGCACCACCG agcaataaattCTATTTCCTGATTGTGATTCAGAATCCAACTGAATAA